A stretch of Aedes aegypti strain LVP_AGWG chromosome 2, AaegL5.0 Primary Assembly, whole genome shotgun sequence DNA encodes these proteins:
- the LOC5571336 gene encoding cuticle protein 19, giving the protein MFKIIALVACLAVVASARYYGGDHGHHHEDYHHSHPKYKYEYGVKDGHTHDHKSAWETRDGDVVKGQYTLEEADGTHRVVDYSSDHKGGFQAHVQRNGHAHHPHGESYVKIDQHY; this is encoded by the exons ATGTTCAAG ATCATCGCTTTGGTTGCCTGTTTGGCCGTTGTTGCCTCCGCTCGGTACTACGGAGGAGATCACGGTCATCATCACGAGGATTATCACCATTCGCATCCGAAGTACAAGTACGAGTATGGAGTTAAAGATGGACACACCCACGATCACAAGAGTGCCTGGGAGACCCGAGATGGAGATGTTGTGAAGGGTCAGTACACCTTGGAGGAAGCCGATGGAACCCATCGTGTGGTTGATTACAGCTCTGATCACAAAGGAGGATTCCAGGCTCATGTTCAACGCAATGGACATGCCCACCATCCACATGGGGAGAGCTACGTGAAGATCGATCAGCACTACTAA